From Camelina sativa cultivar DH55 chromosome 7, Cs, whole genome shotgun sequence, one genomic window encodes:
- the LOC104704389 gene encoding proliferating cell nuclear antigen 2-like produces MFEEICLRENKTQERSETRSVTVILHVHFFREIASRCDRNIFMMMNLGSMSKLLRCAGSDDTVTIKADGGSNTSTFMLALVTQEKIAVFEMNLKLMDIVSKRIRIPIPEYHANVRMPSGEFCRICEDLSSIGDTVVISVMTKESVRFSTDGDIGTANIVLKQNTHMDKPEDAIVIEMNEPVSLSFALRYMNLFTKATPLSETVTIRLSSELPVVVEYKVAEIGYIRYYLARKIEGEEDTKP; encoded by the exons atgtttgAAGAAATTTGTCTGCGTGAAAATAAGACTCAGGAACGAAGTGAGACGAGAAGTGTAACAGTTATACTACATGTGCATTTTTTTAGAGAGATTGCCTCCAGGTGTGATAGGAACATCTTCATGATGATGAATCTTGGTAGCATGTCTAAGTTGCTGAGATGTGCTGGGAGTGATGACACCGTTACTATTAAAGCTGATGGCGGTAGCAACACATCCACCTTCATGTTGGCCCTAGTAA CACAGGAAAAGATTGCAGTCTTTGAGATGAACCTCAAGCTGATGGATATCGTCAGTAAGCGTATACGCATACCAATTCCTGAGTACCACGCAAATGTTAGAATGCCCTCTGGTGAATTTTGCAGGATATGTGAAGATCTCAGTAGCATCGGTGACACAG TTGTAATCTCTGTGATGACAAAAGAAAGTGTGAGGTTTTCAACAGATGGTGATATCGGGACAGCGAACATTGTACTGAAGCAGAATACACATATGGACAAA CCTGAAGATGCTATTGTGATAGAGATGAACGAGCCTGTTTCTCTTTCATTCGCATTGAGGTACATGAACCTCTTCACAAAGGCAACTCCATTGTCAGAAACTGTGACAATCAGATTGTCCTCGGAGCTTCCAGTCGTGGTGGAGTATAAGGTGGCTGAGATTGGTTACATTCGGTACTATTTGGCACGTAagattgaaggagaagaagacacaaAGCCCTAA
- the LOC104700546 gene encoding proliferating cell nuclear antigen 2: MLELRLVQGSLLKKVLEAVKDLVNDANFDCSSTGFSLQAMDSSHVALVSLLLRSEGFEHYRCDRNISMGMNLGNMSKMLKCAGNDDIITIKADDGSDTVTFMFESPTQDKIADFEMKLMDIDSEHLGIPDAEYHSIVRMPSGEFSRICKDLSSIGDTVVISVTKEGVKFSTAGDIGTANIVLRQNTTVDKPEDAIVIEMNEPVSLSFALRYMNSFTKATPLSETVTISLSSELPVVVEYKVAEMGYIRYYLAPKIEEEEDTKP, encoded by the exons ATGTTGGAGCTTCGTTTAGTTCAAGGTTCTCTACTGAAGAAGGTTCTAGAAGCGGTGAAGGATCTGGTGAACGATGCGAACTTCGACTGTTCAAGCACAGGTTTCTCTCTCCAGGCCATGGACTCTAGCCACGTCGCGCTCGTGTCTCTCCTGCTTAGATCTGAAGGTTTCGAGCACTACAGATGCGATAGGAACATCTCTATGGGGATGAATCTTGGTAACATGTCCAAGATGCTCAAATGTGCTGGGAATGATGATATCATCACCATCAAGGCTGATGATGGTAGCGACACTGTCACTTTCATGTTTGAGAGTCCCA CACAAGACAAGATTGCTGACTTTGAGATGAAGCTGATGGATATAGACAGTGAGCATTTAGGAATTCCTGACGCTGAGTACCACTCTATTGTGAGAATGCCATCTGGTGAATTTTCCAGGATATGCAAAGATCTCAGTAGCATTGGCGACACAG TTGTGATCTCTGTGACAAAAGAAGGGGTGAAGTTTTCAACAGCAGGTGATATCGGGACAGCTAACATTGTGCTCAGGCAGAATACTACTGTCGACAAA cctGAAGATGCTATTGTGATTGAGATGAACGAGCCTGTTTCGCTTTCATTTGCATTGAGGTACATGAATTCCTTCACAAAGGCTACTCCATTGTCGGAAACTGTGACGATCAGTTTGTCTTCTGAGTTACCGGTTGTGGTGGAGTATAAGGTGGCTGAGATGGGTTACATTCGATACTATCTGGCGCctaagattgaagaagaagaagacactaaaccctaa
- the LOC104704390 gene encoding putative F-box/kelch-repeat protein At2g29780, with protein sequence MASTSETFHDGSNGGDPIKKPEELHKNPQKEEENQNEKPQEEEQVENLLPVVTRHIPEDIAESILLLVPRCHYPKLSLFSRAFRRVITSPRLYQRRLELGLTEPVLYALIKFPLVSFNPSWFILNRNAPRKNSLRLSEISSVPPMSPTKPESAVVTIGYEMYVIGGCDESYQPTSNVFVIDCRFHKCCSLPGMQRARSSAAAGVIDRKIYVIGGCEQIDDNWIEVFDVDTGIWSSVAGPYDHNSSMERGGFLTYVVMQEKIYMLDPQCCLAYEPRQGTWQSWGLESPLKRYWHQSSCVVGDLLCSTDPWSVSRDLELMVYDPDELFWRPVSGVSGLPSLNYYHCQMANVGGKLVVLGYTFNPHRFKDVWCIEIVLKRLEGGEIQGTVSRWHVLRSMNATSIDLSRSVTF encoded by the coding sequence ATGGCTTCAACCTCTGAAACTTTCCACGACGGTTCTAACGGCGGAGATCCAATCAAGAAACCCGAAGAACTCCACAAGAACccgcaaaaagaagaagagaatcaaaacgAGAAacctcaagaagaagaacaagtagagAATCTTCTTCCCGTTGTTACTCGACACATCCCAGAAGATATCGCCGAAAGCATCCTCTTACTCGTCCCGAGATGTCATTACCCGAAGCTATCTCTCTTCTCCAGAGCCTTTCGTCGCGTCATCACTTCGCCGAGACTCTACCAGAGGCGCTTGGAACTCGGCCTCACCGAACCGGTTCTTTACGCTTTGATCAAGTTCCCTCTTGTTAGTTTCAACCCGAGCTGGTTCATTCTCAACCGTAACGCTCCAAGAAAGAACTCTTTACGATTAAGCGAAATCAGTTCAGTTCCTCCCATGAGTCCCACGAAGCCTGAATCTGCTGTGGTTACAATCGGATATGAGATGTATGTGATCGGTGGATGCGATGAATCATATCAGCCCACATCGAACGTGTTTGTCATCGATTGCAGATTTCATAAGTGTTGCTCGCTCCCGGGAATGCAGAGGGCTCGCAGCTCCGCAGCCGCTGGAGTTATCGACAGAAAGATTTACGTGATCGGAGGTTGCGAGCAGATAGATGATAATTGGATCGAGGTGTTCGACGTAGATACTGGGATTTGGAGTAGTGTTGCTGGTCCATACGACCACAATTCTAGTATGGAAAGAGGAGGGTTTCTGACGTATGTGGTGATGCAAGAAAAGATTTACATGTTGGATCCTCAGTGTTGTTTGGCTTACGAACCAAGACAGGGTACATGGCAGTCATGGGGACTCGAAAGTCCGTTGAAGAGATATTGGCACCAGTCGTCTTGTGTGGTTGGGGATTTGTTGTGTAGTACTGATCCTTGGTCTGTTTCTAGAGATCTAGAACTAATGGTATATGATCCGGATGAGTTGTTTTGGAGACCTGTGAGCGGTGTATCTGGTTTGCCTAGCCTCAATTATTATCACTGTCAAATGGCCAATGTTGGTGGGAAGTTGGTGGTTTTGGGCTATACTTTCAACCCGCATAGATTTAAAGATGTTTGGTGCATAGAGATCGTCTTAAAAAGACTTGAAGGAGGGGAGATTCAGGGGACGGTATCAAGATGGCATGTGCTTAGATCCATGAACGCGACTTCCATTGATCTTTCTCGCTCTGTTACGTTTTGA
- the LOC104700547 gene encoding putative F-box/kelch-repeat protein At2g29780, whose translation MVVISELSGGSNGGDPYKNPQEEEEVNLAPIPPRQIPELLIARTVALVRRSHYPRLSLISRTFRCVISSPGLYQRRLQLGLTEPVLYASIRFPHVSYKPSWYILTCNVPRMIKITSLPPMNPGSSVVSIGYKMYVIGGWIGLDHPVSSAFVMDCRFHTCDYLPSMRRARYRAAAGVIDRKIYVIGGCEEKRNAYDGWIEAFDVDNGLWWTVPDPFPENSNLPGGEFLTSVVMQNRIYIMDALCVLVYEPRHGTWQSCVHGSSKLMNFWSNPSCVIEDLLYSICLFKHPIVVFDPVEMVWSPVKGLDGLPDLRYSVCEMANVGGKLMVLGTSNTTYNDIWCIEITLERREGGEIWGKVDSKATVLISATSPSINLCCSVTV comes from the coding sequence ATGGTTGTAATCTCTGAACTTTCCGGCGGCTCCAATGGCGGTGATCCATACAAGAAtcctcaagaagaagaagaagtgaatcTTGCTCCGATCCCTCCTCGACAAATCCCAGAGTTACTCATCGCAAGAACCGTCGCACTCGTCCGGAGAAGTCATTACCCGAGGCTATCTCTCATCTCCAGAACCTTCCGTTGCGTCATCTCTTCGCCGGGACTCTACCAAAGGCGCTTGCAACTCGGCCTCACTGAACCGGTTCTTTACGCTTCGATCCGATTCCCTCATGTTAGTTACAAGCCGAGCTGGTACATTCTCACTTGTAACGTTCCAAGAATGATCAAAATCACTTCGCTTCCTCCTATGAATCCTGGATCTTCTGTGGTCTCAATCGGATACAAGATGTATGTGATCGGTGGTTGGATCGGGTTAGACCACCCTGTATCGTCCGCGTTTGTCATGGACTGTAGATTCCACACGTGTGACTATCTCCCGAGTATGCGCAGGGCTCGCTACCGTGCAGCCGCCGGAGTCATTGACAGAAAGATTTATGTCATCGGAGGTTGCGAGGAGAAGCGTAATGCATATGATGGTTGGATCGAAGCGTTCGATGTAGATAACGGGCTTTGGTGGACTGTGCCTGATCCATTCCCCGAGAATTCTAATTTGCCAGGAGGAGAGTTTTTGACATCTGTGGTGATGCAGAATAGGATTTACATTATGGATGCTCTCTGTGTTTTGGTCTACGAACCAAGACATGGTACATGGCAGTCATGCGTTCATGGATCATCTAAGCTGATGAATTTTTGGAGCAACCCGTCTTGTGTGATTGAGGATCTCTTGTATAGCATTTGTCTTTTTAAACATCCAATAGTGGTATTTGATCCAGTTGAAATGGTTTGGAGTCCTGTGAAGGGTTTAGATGGTTTGCCTGACCTCAGATACTCTGTGTGTGAAATGGCGAATGTGGGTGGGAAGCTGATGGTTTTGGGCACTTCAAACACCACGTACAATGATATTTGGTGCATAGAGATCACGTTAGAACGACGTGAAGGAGGTGAGATTTGGGGGAAGGTCGATTCAAAGGCGACTGTGCTTATCTCCGCGACCTCGCCTTCTATTAATCTTTGTTGCTCTGTTACGGTTTGA